A single Sciurus carolinensis chromosome 15, mSciCar1.2, whole genome shotgun sequence DNA region contains:
- the LOC124965258 gene encoding 2-iminobutanoate/2-iminopropanoate deaminase-like has translation MSTLIRKVINTMKGPGAIGPYSQAVLVDWNIYISGQIGMDSSSGKLVPGGVAAETKQVLTNMGEILKAAGCDFTNVGKATVLLADMSDLNTVNKIYKECFKSNFPAYQVAALPKGAGIEIEAVAV, from the coding sequence ATGTCGACCCTGATCAGAAAAGTGATCAACACCATGAAAGGCCCAGGGGCCATTGGTCCATACAGTCAAGCAGTGTTAGTGGACTGGAACATTTACATCTCTGGACAGATAGGCATGGACTCTTCTAGTGGAAAGCTTGTGCCAGGAGGGGTAGCAGCAGAGACTAAACAAGTTCTTACAAACATGGGTGAAATTCTGAAAGCTGCAGGCTGTGACTTCACTAATGTGGGCAAAGCAACTGTTTTGCTGGCTGACATGAGTGACCTCAACACTGTCAATAAAATCTACAAAGAATGTTTCAAGAGTAATTTTCCTGCTTACCAGGTTGCTGCTTTACCCAAAGGAGCAGGCATCGAGATTGAAGCAGTAGCTGTCTAA